The following are from one region of the Gloeomargarita lithophora Alchichica-D10 genome:
- a CDS encoding methyl-accepting chemotaxis protein translates to MEPSRLPTPEWLTARPDEVPGTREQPEAEAEPLLERYLQGQDARDAGDVEGARRIWQEVVAQDPQGSYGAAAQVALGELPAPLLIEATPSVATKTQLNPVLWWRRTPFRTKLAAILLVWTAVPVVVLTQAQVRSVRQTVTQGFQDTLTQGTTALREEYIDWLSQESLAQAQTVAQLLQTNPRLIQEPNPLMQTLLRQGLAANEREYPELTKNFRLVLDRQGQVQQQAVVMSQEDFRVYPSLPAPGQAIPPYRTRSVVLPGGTNLGQLPWVQQALKTQKPVVGLTLVSLPQAQKLGIAPQAKIPLRNRNSLYAQELNQGVGLVALAVQPVVQKGQVLGAVLVGSLFNRNHWLVDLGSELYELPLIAVYARDMQVATNFPDQDGNTRAIGSLAPPAVAKALLQQGQDSLFTTRKIPDTANGQDYLMLFQTLRDSNGQPVGLLAVGQPTQELEQLLWERTRNTYGLGLGILLLAWGLGLLVANLLAQPVRRLTVYARALGQNRYQERLTLTSQDEFALLAQEMSQMASQVETHVQTLHEQQQQAEAARAELEADVIQLLMDIEGAQQGDLTVRAHADTGQIASIADAFNVTLASLRTLVGNVRATTDRVGTLAGHSEAAVVDLAQAAQSQELELTQALELAAENTQAIQTIAQRAAEATTTAQSSLQAAQEGQEAMDATASLYNQIREAVGKTSKKVKHLVGSSQEISQVLAIIQEISVQTNLLSFNASLESDRAGEHGQGFRLIADEIGQLANLVRKETARIEALVRNIQQDTADVSNAMESSTSAVVEGSLLVQKTQQVLQQLAELSGQMAEYQAAIAGQTQSHSRVSSQVQTAMENVAAIAATTSGAAQEVGSALQELDQEVRQLQQFVLQFRLQPDAR, encoded by the coding sequence ATGGAACCGTCCCGTTTGCCCACCCCGGAGTGGCTCACCGCTCGCCCTGATGAGGTGCCCGGCACCCGCGAACAACCTGAGGCTGAGGCTGAACCCCTACTGGAACGGTATCTCCAGGGTCAGGATGCCCGGGATGCGGGGGATGTGGAGGGGGCACGGCGGATTTGGCAAGAAGTCGTTGCCCAGGACCCCCAGGGTAGTTATGGGGCGGCGGCTCAGGTGGCGTTGGGGGAACTCCCGGCTCCTTTGCTGATCGAGGCCACGCCATCGGTGGCGACCAAAACCCAACTCAATCCGGTGCTCTGGTGGCGGCGCACCCCATTTCGTACCAAATTGGCGGCAATTTTGCTGGTGTGGACGGCGGTGCCGGTGGTGGTCTTGACCCAAGCCCAGGTGCGTTCTGTGCGCCAGACGGTGACCCAGGGGTTTCAAGACACGCTGACCCAGGGGACGACGGCACTCCGGGAGGAATATATTGATTGGCTGTCCCAGGAATCCCTCGCCCAAGCCCAGACCGTGGCGCAGTTGTTGCAAACCAATCCCCGCCTCATTCAGGAACCCAACCCCTTAATGCAAACCCTCCTGCGCCAAGGGCTGGCAGCCAACGAGCGGGAGTACCCAGAATTGACCAAAAATTTCCGGTTGGTTTTAGACCGACAAGGGCAGGTGCAACAGCAGGCGGTGGTGATGTCACAGGAGGATTTTCGGGTCTATCCCAGCTTGCCCGCACCCGGTCAGGCCATTCCTCCCTACCGCACCCGGAGCGTTGTTTTACCTGGGGGTACGAATCTGGGGCAACTGCCTTGGGTACAACAGGCACTCAAAACCCAAAAGCCCGTTGTGGGTTTGACCCTGGTTTCTTTACCCCAGGCGCAAAAGTTGGGCATTGCCCCCCAAGCCAAAATCCCCCTACGCAACCGCAATAGTCTCTATGCCCAGGAGTTGAATCAAGGGGTGGGGCTGGTGGCCTTGGCGGTGCAACCGGTGGTGCAGAAGGGGCAGGTGCTGGGGGCGGTGCTGGTGGGGAGCTTGTTTAACCGCAACCATTGGCTGGTGGATTTGGGGAGTGAACTGTACGAATTGCCTTTGATTGCGGTTTATGCGCGGGATATGCAAGTAGCGACCAATTTCCCCGACCAGGATGGGAATACCCGTGCCATCGGTAGCCTCGCTCCCCCGGCGGTGGCAAAAGCCCTGCTGCAACAGGGGCAGGATAGCCTGTTTACCACCCGCAAAATCCCTGATACGGCCAACGGGCAAGATTATTTGATGCTGTTTCAAACCCTGCGGGACAGCAACGGCCAACCCGTGGGGCTGTTGGCGGTGGGGCAACCGACCCAGGAATTGGAGCAACTGCTTTGGGAGCGCACCCGCAATACCTATGGGTTGGGGCTGGGGATATTGCTCCTCGCCTGGGGGTTGGGGTTGCTAGTAGCGAATCTACTCGCCCAGCCGGTGCGCCGGTTGACCGTCTACGCCCGTGCCCTGGGGCAAAACCGTTACCAGGAACGGCTCACCTTGACCAGCCAGGATGAATTTGCTTTACTGGCCCAGGAAATGAGCCAGATGGCCAGCCAGGTGGAAACCCACGTACAAACCCTGCATGAACAACAACAACAAGCAGAAGCCGCCCGGGCGGAACTTGAAGCCGATGTGATCCAACTGCTGATGGACATCGAAGGGGCGCAACAGGGGGATTTGACCGTGCGTGCCCACGCCGATACGGGGCAGATTGCCTCCATTGCCGATGCCTTCAATGTCACCCTCGCCAGCCTGCGGACGCTGGTGGGGAATGTGCGCGCCACTACCGACCGGGTGGGTACCTTGGCGGGGCATTCGGAAGCCGCCGTGGTGGATTTAGCCCAGGCCGCCCAGTCCCAGGAATTGGAACTCACCCAAGCCCTAGAATTAGCCGCCGAAAACACCCAGGCCATCCAGACCATTGCCCAGCGGGCCGCCGAAGCCACCACCACCGCCCAATCCTCCCTCCAGGCCGCCCAGGAAGGGCAGGAGGCCATGGATGCCACCGCCAGTTTGTACAACCAAATCCGGGAAGCGGTGGGCAAAACCTCCAAAAAAGTCAAACATCTGGTCGGCTCCAGCCAAGAAATCAGCCAGGTGCTGGCCATTATCCAAGAGATCAGCGTCCAGACCAACCTGCTGTCCTTCAACGCCTCCCTGGAATCTGACCGGGCGGGGGAACACGGCCAGGGGTTTCGTCTGATTGCCGATGAAATTGGCCAATTAGCCAACCTGGTACGCAAGGAAACCGCCCGCATCGAAGCCCTGGTGCGGAACATTCAGCAGGACACCGCCGATGTGTCCAACGCCATGGAAAGCAGTACCAGTGCGGTGGTAGAGGGTTCCCTGCTGGTGCAAAAAACCCAGCAAGTTCTGCAACAATTGGCGGAATTATCGGGGCAAATGGCCGAATATCAAGCCGCCATCGCTGGGCAAACCCAGAGCCACTCCCGGGTGTCCAGCCAAGTACAAACCGCCATGGAAAACGTGGCCGCCATTGCCGCCACCACTTCGGGAGCCGCCCAGGAGGTGGGGTCTGCCCTCCAGGAACTGGACCAAGAAGTCCGACAGTTGCAACAATTTGTCCTGCAATTTCGCCTGCAACCCGATGCCCGCTAA
- a CDS encoding chemotaxis protein CheW, translating into MSPSSPVQEPRVKYVVFRLGGSVRLALPQMAVHEGLDLGGVIVAPMPGAALMFTGIANVRGNFLWVLDLGGLLRQLEPDLSLPVTPCREGLVVQAGQRSLVVTIQGRDGFLPLTEAEIQPLPHLRHKHLFPGLVRWEGQPVAVLDPTVLFQVLRQLSVR; encoded by the coding sequence ATGTCACCTAGTTCTCCAGTGCAAGAGCCACGGGTGAAGTACGTGGTATTTCGTTTGGGGGGGTCGGTGCGGCTGGCTCTGCCCCAGATGGCGGTGCATGAAGGGTTGGATTTGGGGGGGGTGATCGTGGCACCGATGCCGGGGGCGGCCTTGATGTTTACGGGGATTGCCAACGTGCGGGGGAATTTTCTGTGGGTGCTGGATTTGGGGGGGCTGTTGCGGCAGTTGGAACCCGATTTATCGCTGCCGGTGACTCCCTGTCGGGAGGGGTTGGTTGTCCAGGCGGGGCAACGCTCTTTGGTGGTGACCATCCAGGGACGGGACGGGTTTTTGCCCCTGACCGAGGCGGAGATTCAACCTTTGCCCCACCTGCGCCACAAACATTTATTCCCTGGCCTGGTGCGTTGGGAGGGTCAGCCGGTGGCCGTGCTTGACCCGACGGTTTTGTTTCAAGTCCTGCGTCAGTTGTCAGTGAGGTAA
- a CDS encoding response regulator: MASLPRLVLVVEDVMAEQKLMLALLQRSGYKAVGHGSAEAAWDWLGSYELPALVVADIGLPGESGLDLCRRIRAHPDWHDLPVVMCSCRDREADRFWAQKQGATDYLTKPYTPQQLLKVVQKYVT; this comes from the coding sequence ATGGCATCCCTGCCTCGGTTGGTCTTGGTGGTGGAAGATGTGATGGCGGAGCAAAAATTGATGCTGGCACTCCTGCAAAGGTCGGGGTATAAGGCGGTGGGGCATGGGTCGGCGGAGGCCGCCTGGGACTGGTTGGGGAGCTATGAGTTACCCGCTCTGGTGGTGGCGGATATTGGTTTGCCGGGGGAGAGTGGTTTGGATTTGTGCCGCCGGATTCGGGCGCATCCCGATTGGCATGATTTGCCGGTGGTGATGTGCAGTTGCCGGGACAGGGAAGCGGATCGGTTTTGGGCGCAAAAACAGGGGGCAACGGACTATCTGACGAAGCCCTATACGCCCCAGCAGTTGCTCAAGGTGGTGCAAAAGTATGTCACCTAG
- a CDS encoding response regulator: protein MTGHVTLHDPADTSVRWDVYVGPAGTRLHYAGSGVGRAERFNCLMPLFFPKLSDLVLPAGQDEYEFLYQQTQSGRLNLADVRQILLRLTQEGLTHFLVLSQHKSQQIKREERPRIPLNPILLAVNLADVAKSVQNEVKTWVGLRYRVPSPLARFHLPANRATQVYDFWSNCHRETYLAKLPPPQLQRCVELFLQDACGYELAQELKVSPAVAVQCFLPLVQAGMLIVRPFQVPEPPKKQGPKVACVDDSPAILTSVTQILHSGGYQVIPIGEPNQVIGILEQEKPALVLLDVLMPELNGYDLCKLIRQHPELRQIPIVFLTGKDGLVDKMRARLLGVKEYLTKPVDAEQLRRCVQQVLSQSGVS, encoded by the coding sequence TTGACTGGGCATGTGACCCTGCATGACCCGGCGGATACCTCCGTGCGCTGGGATGTTTATGTGGGGCCAGCGGGGACTCGGTTGCACTATGCGGGCAGTGGCGTGGGGCGGGCGGAGCGGTTTAATTGTTTGATGCCGTTGTTTTTCCCCAAGTTGAGCGACCTGGTACTGCCTGCGGGTCAGGATGAATATGAATTTCTTTACCAGCAAACCCAGAGTGGGCGGCTGAATTTGGCCGATGTGCGCCAGATTTTACTGCGGTTGACCCAGGAAGGGTTGACCCATTTTTTGGTGTTGTCCCAGCACAAGTCCCAGCAGATTAAACGGGAGGAGCGGCCTCGCATTCCATTGAATCCGATTTTGCTGGCGGTGAATTTGGCGGATGTGGCCAAGTCAGTACAAAACGAGGTAAAAACCTGGGTGGGTCTGCGCTATCGGGTACCGTCCCCTTTGGCACGGTTCCATTTGCCCGCCAACCGGGCGACCCAGGTGTATGATTTTTGGTCGAATTGTCATCGGGAGACTTATCTGGCCAAGTTGCCCCCGCCCCAGTTGCAGCGGTGTGTGGAGTTATTTCTCCAGGATGCCTGTGGTTACGAGTTGGCGCAGGAGTTGAAGGTGAGTCCGGCGGTGGCGGTGCAGTGTTTTTTGCCTTTGGTGCAGGCGGGGATGCTGATCGTGCGGCCATTTCAGGTGCCGGAGCCGCCCAAAAAGCAAGGGCCGAAGGTGGCCTGTGTGGATGATAGTCCGGCGATTTTGACCAGTGTGACCCAGATTTTGCACAGTGGCGGCTACCAGGTGATCCCGATTGGGGAACCGAATCAGGTGATCGGGATTTTGGAGCAGGAGAAGCCCGCTTTGGTGTTGTTGGATGTGTTGATGCCGGAATTGAATGGGTATGACCTGTGCAAACTCATTCGCCAGCACCCCGAACTGCGCCAGATTCCGATTGTATTTTTGACGGGCAAAGACGGCCTGGTGGATAAGATGCGGGCGAGATTGCTAGGGGTAAAAGAATACCTCACCAAACCGGTGGATGCGGAGCAGTTGCGCCGGTGTGTTCAGCAGGTATTGTCCCAGAGTGGGGTGTCGTGA